The following coding sequences are from one Rathayibacter sp. SW19 window:
- a CDS encoding glycerol-3-phosphate dehydrogenase/oxidase: MRGHQEPADADESGSRARSMDALRSRPRAEVLIVGGGINGIATFRDLALQGVDVVLVERSDWCSGASAASSHMIHGGIRYLENGEFRLVKESVQERNGLLATAPHYVKPLKTTVPIFSTFAGLLAAPLRFITHASGKPSERGAALIKTGLVLYDSFSRDGGRLPRHAFRGKRRSLTELPQLNPAVKYTATYFDASVHDPERLALDVLQDGLDAAGSAGSAGSARAANYVEAIGLDGDGVQLRDALTGETFRVTAEVVINASGPWTDLTNGAFGAETAFMGGTKGSHIVLDNPELLAACNGRELFFEHSDGRIVLIYPLNGRVLVGTTDLEADVQAPAVCTEAEVDYFFELIRHVFPTVSVKREDIVFRFAGIRPLPKHDDTQPGFVSRDYRIERDTAPAAPGVTVLSLVGGKWTTFRALAERLGDEALELLGRTRGRSTAGLPIGGGVGFPTTDAAHAVWIAAHADEIGRERAEQLLARYGTKAAAVIEASVGWDGGMLPDAPLTHAPDFGVREVGHIVRAEHVVHLTDLVLRRTNLAFTGRVTRALLEELASVAGGVLGWNEAIREVEIETTTLLLAERHGVHLYVARPTATASIG; encoded by the coding sequence ATGCGGGGCCATCAGGAACCGGCGGATGCGGACGAGAGCGGCTCGCGCGCACGTTCGATGGATGCACTACGGTCGCGACCGCGAGCAGAGGTCCTGATCGTGGGCGGGGGCATCAACGGGATCGCCACGTTTCGCGATCTCGCCCTGCAGGGCGTTGACGTGGTGCTCGTCGAGCGCAGCGACTGGTGCTCGGGCGCATCCGCAGCGTCGTCGCACATGATTCACGGCGGCATCCGATATCTGGAGAACGGCGAGTTCCGGCTCGTGAAGGAATCCGTGCAGGAGCGCAACGGACTTCTTGCGACGGCGCCGCACTACGTCAAACCACTGAAGACAACGGTGCCGATCTTCTCGACATTCGCAGGGCTGCTGGCTGCCCCGCTGCGCTTCATCACCCACGCCTCCGGCAAACCGAGTGAACGCGGCGCCGCCCTGATCAAGACCGGCCTGGTGCTCTACGACTCCTTCTCGCGCGACGGCGGTCGCTTGCCCCGACACGCTTTCCGCGGCAAGCGGCGCTCGCTGACGGAATTGCCACAGCTCAACCCCGCCGTGAAATACACGGCGACCTACTTCGATGCTTCAGTGCACGATCCGGAACGGCTGGCGCTGGACGTGCTGCAGGACGGGCTGGACGCCGCGGGCAGCGCCGGCAGCGCGGGCAGCGCACGCGCCGCCAACTATGTCGAGGCGATCGGCCTGGACGGCGACGGTGTGCAGCTGCGCGATGCACTCACCGGCGAGACTTTCCGCGTCACCGCAGAAGTCGTCATCAACGCGAGCGGCCCGTGGACCGATCTGACCAACGGCGCATTCGGCGCCGAGACGGCGTTCATGGGCGGCACGAAAGGTTCGCACATCGTTCTGGACAACCCCGAGCTGCTTGCAGCGTGCAACGGCCGCGAGCTGTTCTTCGAACACAGCGACGGGCGCATCGTGCTGATCTACCCGCTGAACGGCCGCGTGCTCGTCGGCACCACGGATCTCGAGGCAGATGTGCAGGCTCCCGCAGTGTGCACAGAAGCCGAAGTCGACTATTTCTTCGAACTCATCCGCCACGTGTTCCCAACGGTGAGTGTGAAACGCGAGGATATCGTGTTCCGGTTCGCCGGCATCCGCCCGCTGCCGAAGCATGACGACACGCAGCCGGGTTTCGTTTCCCGCGACTATCGCATCGAGCGCGACACCGCGCCGGCAGCCCCTGGCGTGACGGTGCTGAGTCTGGTCGGCGGAAAATGGACGACGTTCCGAGCGCTCGCGGAACGGCTCGGCGACGAAGCGCTCGAACTGCTCGGGCGCACTCGGGGGCGCAGCACGGCCGGGTTGCCGATCGGCGGCGGCGTCGGATTTCCTACAACGGATGCCGCGCACGCGGTATGGATCGCAGCTCACGCCGACGAGATCGGCCGTGAGCGGGCCGAGCAGTTGCTCGCCCGGTATGGTACGAAGGCGGCCGCGGTGATCGAGGCATCCGTCGGATGGGACGGCGGGATGCTGCCGGACGCGCCGTTGACGCACGCGCCCGATTTCGGCGTGCGCGAGGTCGGGCACATCGTGCGCGCGGAGCACGTCGTGCACCTGACCGATCTGGTGCTGCGGAGAACGAACCTGGCCTTCACGGGGCGGGTTACACGGGCGCTGCTCGAGGAGCTCGCATCCGTCGCCGGTGGTGTGCTCGGCTGGAACGAAGCGATACGCGAGGTGGAGATCGAGACAACGACGTTGCTGCTGGCCGAGCGACACGGTGTGCACCTATACGTTGCACGGCCAACCGCCACAGCTTCTATAGGGTGA
- the ribA gene encoding GTP cyclohydrolase II gives MSLATIPEALAQLRAGRPVIVADNESRENEGDVILAAELASQEWIAWTVRNTSGFLCAPMTNERADFLGLPVMVVDNEDVLGTNYTVSVDAADRLSTGISAADRAHTLRVLADPAATATSLHRPGHILPLRARDGGVRERGGHTEATVDLLKLANLTPVGVIGEIVADDGEMMRLPELIELGERESIPVITIEALIEYLDAMHGDTPVGVTPVEAIPESARVIFEVETTVPTTHGPFKIRAYRDRMTGADHVAIVAGDTSATGMLVRVHSECLTGEAFGSLKCECGPQLNAALDTIQRDGGVVVYLRGHEGRGIGLINKLRAYKLQEEGLDTLDANLALGLPIDARDYGAASAILEDLGIHSVRLLTNNPEKARQLQAHGTAVERMVPLIVGAGAENEHYLETKRDRMGHTLPFPLTTTIAPEGTRA, from the coding sequence ATGAGCCTCGCAACAATCCCCGAAGCCCTGGCGCAGTTGCGCGCTGGGCGACCGGTCATCGTCGCAGACAACGAGAGCCGCGAGAACGAGGGTGACGTCATCCTCGCAGCAGAGTTGGCATCGCAGGAATGGATCGCCTGGACGGTGCGCAACACCTCCGGTTTTCTCTGCGCACCGATGACAAACGAACGCGCCGATTTTCTCGGTTTGCCCGTGATGGTCGTCGACAACGAAGACGTGCTCGGCACGAACTACACGGTCAGCGTGGACGCTGCGGACCGGCTGAGCACCGGCATCAGCGCAGCGGACCGCGCCCACACACTGCGGGTTCTGGCCGATCCGGCTGCAACGGCAACCAGCCTGCACCGCCCCGGCCACATCCTGCCGCTGCGCGCACGCGACGGCGGTGTGCGTGAACGCGGCGGCCACACCGAGGCCACCGTCGACCTGCTCAAACTGGCGAACCTGACCCCGGTCGGTGTGATCGGCGAGATCGTCGCTGACGACGGCGAGATGATGCGCCTGCCGGAACTGATCGAGTTGGGCGAGAGGGAGAGCATCCCAGTCATCACGATCGAAGCGTTGATCGAGTATCTTGACGCAATGCACGGGGACACTCCCGTCGGAGTCACACCGGTCGAGGCGATTCCGGAATCCGCGCGGGTGATCTTCGAGGTCGAGACCACCGTGCCGACCACGCACGGGCCATTCAAGATCAGGGCGTATCGCGACCGAATGACCGGTGCAGACCACGTGGCGATCGTCGCAGGCGACACGTCCGCGACCGGCATGCTGGTGCGCGTGCACTCGGAGTGCCTCACCGGCGAGGCATTCGGCTCACTCAAATGCGAGTGCGGGCCGCAGTTGAACGCGGCCCTCGACACGATCCAGCGCGACGGCGGGGTCGTCGTCTACCTGCGCGGGCACGAGGGTCGTGGCATTGGACTGATCAACAAGCTGCGCGCATACAAACTGCAAGAAGAGGGGCTCGACACCCTCGACGCGAACCTCGCGCTCGGCCTGCCGATCGACGCGCGTGACTACGGCGCGGCATCCGCAATTCTGGAGGACCTCGGCATTCACTCCGTGCGGTTGCTGACCAACAACCCGGAAAAGGCACGCCAGTTGCAGGCGCACGGAACCGCCGTCGAGCGGATGGTACCGCTGATCGTCGGCGCCGGCGCTGAAAACGAGCACTACCTGGAGACCAAACGAGACCGGATGGGGCACACCCTGCCCTTTCCGCTCACCACCACGATCGCCCCGGAAGGAACACGCGCATGA
- a CDS encoding MFS transporter — MTTPLSATVVPSQPANPRGRVILASMIGTTIEFYDFYVYATAAVLVFPHLFFPTGNPTTALLASFAVFGAAMVARPIGAIFFGHIGDTHGRKVTLVASLMTMGIATFLIGFLPTYALAGWFAPLLLVILRLAQGFALGGEWSGAALVATENAPAGKRAWYGTFPQLGAPLGYIVANGLFLVIAAVLPGTGGAPSDAFLAWGWRVPFWFSVVMVIIGVWVRLHLVESAAFTDTVKRGKVKKLPLAAVLKDNWRQLILGTFFMLATYVLFYLMTTFVLSYGTSATDAALPGLGYNYTTFVIMSIVGVVFFGAFTMLSGPWADRFGRRKTLIWVTICIIVFGFLFVPMLGAGFVGVMLFLILGFTLMGATFGPMGALLPELFPTNVRYTGSGISYNVSSILGAAVAPFIAVALWSAGGGSPFWVGLYLSAMAVLTLVALLISRETKDVDIDT; from the coding sequence ATGACGACCCCCTTGTCCGCGACAGTCGTTCCGTCCCAACCGGCCAACCCGCGCGGTCGCGTGATCCTCGCGAGCATGATCGGCACGACCATCGAGTTCTACGACTTCTACGTCTATGCGACGGCAGCCGTGCTCGTGTTTCCGCATTTGTTCTTTCCTACCGGCAACCCGACGACGGCGCTTCTGGCGTCGTTCGCGGTGTTCGGAGCGGCCATGGTGGCCCGCCCGATCGGCGCGATCTTCTTCGGCCACATCGGTGACACACACGGACGCAAGGTCACGCTGGTCGCCTCACTGATGACGATGGGCATCGCGACGTTTCTGATCGGTTTCCTGCCCACCTATGCGCTCGCGGGCTGGTTCGCCCCGCTGTTGCTGGTCATCCTGCGGCTGGCGCAGGGCTTCGCGCTCGGCGGAGAGTGGAGCGGTGCAGCCCTCGTCGCGACAGAGAACGCCCCGGCCGGCAAACGCGCTTGGTATGGCACATTCCCGCAACTCGGCGCCCCGCTCGGCTACATCGTCGCGAACGGCCTGTTCCTCGTGATCGCCGCCGTGCTTCCCGGCACCGGCGGCGCTCCGTCGGATGCGTTCCTCGCCTGGGGCTGGCGGGTTCCGTTCTGGTTCTCGGTAGTCATGGTCATCATCGGCGTGTGGGTGCGGCTGCACCTGGTCGAAAGCGCTGCGTTCACCGACACCGTGAAGAGGGGCAAGGTCAAGAAGTTGCCGCTTGCCGCGGTGCTAAAAGACAACTGGCGTCAGCTGATCCTCGGCACCTTCTTCATGCTGGCCACCTATGTGCTGTTCTACCTGATGACCACGTTCGTCTTGAGCTATGGAACCTCGGCTACGGATGCCGCGCTTCCGGGCCTCGGCTACAACTACACGACATTCGTCATCATGTCGATCGTCGGCGTTGTGTTCTTCGGAGCGTTCACCATGCTCTCCGGCCCCTGGGCCGATCGGTTCGGGCGACGCAAAACCCTGATCTGGGTGACGATCTGCATCATCGTGTTCGGGTTCCTGTTCGTGCCGATGCTCGGCGCCGGTTTCGTCGGCGTGATGCTGTTCCTGATCCTCGGCTTCACCCTGATGGGCGCGACGTTTGGGCCCATGGGCGCCCTGCTGCCCGAACTGTTCCCGACCAACGTGCGTTACACCGGCTCGGGCATCTCATACAACGTCAGCTCGATCCTCGGCGCAGCGGTCGCACCGTTCATCGCCGTCGCTCTATGGTCTGCGGGCGGCGGCAGCCCGTTCTGGGTCGGCCTCTACCTCTCGGCAATGGCCGTGCTGACCCTCGTGGCGCTCCTGATCAGCCGCGAGACCAAAGACGTCGACATCGACACCTGA
- a CDS encoding FitA-like ribbon-helix-helix domain-containing protein, with translation MPSIQIKNVPERTHAVLRQRAAAAHQSLQEYLRSKLVQDAAAPTLEEILDRAGGRAGGRVPIAAAAELLREERDRR, from the coding sequence ATGCCCAGCATACAAATCAAGAATGTTCCAGAGCGCACCCACGCAGTGTTGCGTCAGCGTGCTGCGGCAGCCCATCAATCGCTTCAGGAATATCTCCGAAGCAAATTGGTCCAAGACGCAGCTGCCCCGACTCTCGAGGAGATCCTCGACCGTGCAGGCGGCAGAGCCGGTGGACGTGTGCCGATTGCTGCGGCGGCCGAGCTGCTGAGGGAGGAACGTGATCGTCGTTGA
- a CDS encoding DUF2269 family protein, whose translation MDTVLSILHVAGAVFIVGPMAILPMTAMRSVRAGDGAQVARLAKSTNLFTLLSLLVVVFGFGVLGMASGKHIPTFASTWIWLSIVLYAIALILSLVLVVPTMRKAAAALQTSGTAGAPAGSGSAADAAPAASRYPAIAAGSGIASLLLLAVVVLMVWKP comes from the coding sequence ATGGATACAGTACTTTCAATTCTTCACGTGGCTGGTGCCGTCTTCATCGTCGGGCCGATGGCCATACTTCCGATGACCGCCATGCGCTCGGTGCGAGCCGGCGATGGCGCTCAAGTTGCCCGGCTCGCGAAGTCGACCAACCTGTTCACCCTGCTGTCACTGCTCGTCGTCGTGTTTGGCTTTGGCGTCCTCGGCATGGCGAGCGGGAAGCATATTCCGACGTTCGCCAGTACCTGGATCTGGCTGTCGATCGTGCTCTACGCGATCGCGCTGATCCTGAGTCTGGTGCTTGTCGTTCCTACCATGCGCAAGGCAGCGGCCGCGCTGCAGACATCGGGCACCGCCGGGGCGCCAGCCGGGTCCGGCAGCGCAGCGGATGCAGCGCCAGCCGCCAGCAGGTACCCCGCGATCGCCGCCGGCTCGGGAATCGCATCGCTCCTGTTGCTGGCCGTCGTCGTGCTGATGGTCTGGAAGCCGTAG
- a CDS encoding type II toxin-antitoxin system VapC family toxin: MIVVDASVLAPALADDTSDGDAARDVLRGETLIAPELIDLEVASVWRRHVSTGQLDPRKADLALRDLDVLPLQRVSHRALLTRCWALRENLTLYGAAYVALAELLEVVLVTGDKKLAKAPGLRCRIRVIG, encoded by the coding sequence GTGATCGTCGTTGACGCCAGCGTTCTGGCTCCCGCGCTCGCGGACGACACGTCCGATGGAGACGCCGCGCGAGACGTCTTGCGCGGCGAGACGCTCATCGCGCCCGAACTGATCGACCTCGAAGTGGCTTCCGTCTGGCGACGGCACGTTTCGACCGGACAGCTTGACCCTCGCAAGGCGGACCTCGCGTTGAGAGACCTCGACGTCTTGCCGCTTCAGCGGGTGTCACATCGGGCACTGCTCACGCGTTGCTGGGCTCTTCGTGAGAATCTGACGCTTTACGGCGCCGCATACGTCGCCCTCGCAGAACTTCTGGAGGTCGTGTTGGTCACGGGCGACAAAAAGCTCGCCAAGGCACCTGGCCTTCGCTGCCGTATTCGCGTGATCGGGTGA
- the glpK gene encoding glycerol kinase GlpK — protein sequence MSNYVLAIDQGTTSTRAIVFDRAGSIVATGQLEHQQIFPRAGWVEHDPLEIWKNTREVIGRALGKANLTRHDIAAVGITNQRETTVVWDKNTGKPVCNAIVWQDTRTQAIVDRLAADGGVDRFREVVGLPLSTYFAGTKIAWILENVDGARARAEAGDLLFGTTDTWVLWNLTGGPDGGVHATDVTNASRTMFLDLRTLAWRQDILDVFDVPASMLPEVRSSSEIYGIAESSSLLRETPIAGILGDQQAATFGQAAFDAGGAKNTYGTGNFLIVNTGEQIVHSPRGLLTTVAYRLGDDAPRYALEGSIAVTGSLIQWMRDNLGLISHASEIEKLAASVDDNGGAYFVPAFSGLFAPYWRPDARGALLGLTRFVNRGHIARAALESIAYQTRDVLDAANADAAVPLTELRVDGGATSNDLLLQFQADILGIPVVRPVVAETTALGAAYAAGLAVGFWSGLDELRANWREGKRWEPTMAVEERDRLYRGWQKAVTKTYGWVDADVK from the coding sequence GTGAGTAACTACGTTCTCGCGATCGACCAGGGCACCACGAGCACGCGTGCGATCGTGTTCGATCGTGCCGGGTCCATTGTCGCGACCGGGCAACTGGAACATCAGCAGATCTTTCCACGCGCGGGCTGGGTGGAGCACGATCCGCTCGAGATCTGGAAGAACACGCGCGAGGTCATCGGTCGCGCCCTCGGCAAAGCGAACCTCACGCGGCACGATATTGCAGCAGTCGGCATCACCAACCAGCGCGAGACCACCGTGGTATGGGACAAGAACACCGGCAAACCGGTGTGCAACGCGATCGTCTGGCAGGACACGCGCACGCAGGCGATCGTCGACCGGCTCGCGGCCGACGGCGGTGTCGATCGCTTTCGCGAGGTCGTCGGGTTGCCGTTGAGCACGTACTTTGCGGGTACGAAGATCGCCTGGATTCTGGAGAACGTCGACGGTGCGCGTGCTCGTGCGGAGGCGGGTGACCTGTTGTTCGGCACGACGGACACCTGGGTGCTCTGGAATCTGACCGGCGGGCCCGATGGTGGGGTGCACGCCACGGATGTGACGAACGCGTCTCGCACGATGTTCCTCGACTTGCGCACACTGGCCTGGCGGCAGGACATCCTCGACGTTTTCGATGTGCCTGCGTCGATGCTGCCAGAGGTGCGGTCATCGTCCGAAATTTACGGGATTGCCGAGAGCTCGAGCCTGCTGCGCGAAACGCCCATTGCGGGCATCCTGGGAGACCAGCAGGCGGCCACGTTCGGGCAGGCGGCGTTCGACGCCGGCGGGGCGAAGAACACCTATGGCACGGGCAACTTTCTCATCGTCAACACAGGGGAGCAGATCGTGCACTCGCCGCGCGGACTGCTGACGACCGTCGCCTATCGGCTGGGCGATGACGCACCCCGCTACGCGCTCGAGGGCTCGATTGCCGTGACCGGTTCACTCATCCAGTGGATGCGTGACAACCTCGGCCTGATCTCGCACGCGAGCGAGATTGAAAAACTCGCGGCCAGCGTCGATGACAACGGGGGAGCGTATTTCGTGCCGGCGTTTTCGGGGTTGTTCGCCCCGTACTGGCGACCGGATGCCCGTGGCGCACTCCTCGGTCTGACCCGCTTCGTGAATCGAGGGCACATCGCCCGGGCGGCACTCGAGTCGATCGCGTATCAGACCCGCGACGTTCTGGACGCGGCCAACGCGGACGCGGCCGTCCCGCTGACGGAGTTACGCGTGGACGGCGGGGCGACATCCAATGATCTGTTGCTGCAATTTCAGGCGGACATCCTGGGTATTCCGGTCGTGCGGCCGGTGGTGGCCGAGACGACGGCGCTCGGCGCTGCGTACGCGGCGGGCCTTGCGGTCGGCTTCTGGAGCGGACTCGACGAGTTGCGCGCGAATTGGCGCGAGGGCAAGCGCTGGGAGCCGACGATGGCAGTGGAGGAGCGCGATCGGCTGTATCGCGGCTGGCAGAAGGCGGTCACGAAGACATACGGCTGGGTCGACGCCGACGTGAAGTAA
- the ribD gene encoding bifunctional diaminohydroxyphosphoribosylaminopyrimidine deaminase/5-amino-6-(5-phosphoribosylamino)uracil reductase RibD, which produces MSSERYDVAMRRALELASRGPDRGVNPRVGCVIVDTSGTVIAEGWHQGAGTPHAEVAALQSIGSDDARGATAIVTLEPCNHTGRTGPCSEALIAAGVARVVFAVSDPDRAAAGGAARLREAGVEVISGVLEAEATAFLGDWLIAARLGRPFITLKWASSLDGRTAAADGSSRWITGTAARQRVHEQREASDAIIVGTGTVLADDPALTARGDGGELLPRQPVPVIIGHREIPADAAVRRHPRTPVFARSHDLDALLADLRHRGIRRAFVEGGPTLASALVCAGLVDEYLIYLAPTLLGGDRMALGDIGVRTITEQHRLEFSAIEQLGHDLLVVARPVASRPTAPADQTDQTDPADMTDPADTTDQTRGA; this is translated from the coding sequence ATGAGCAGCGAGCGCTACGACGTGGCGATGCGCCGTGCGCTCGAGCTCGCCTCTCGCGGACCGGACCGCGGTGTCAATCCCCGCGTGGGCTGCGTCATTGTGGACACCTCGGGCACCGTCATCGCAGAGGGCTGGCATCAGGGCGCCGGCACGCCGCATGCCGAGGTCGCCGCACTGCAGTCGATTGGAAGCGATGACGCACGCGGGGCAACAGCGATCGTCACCCTCGAACCGTGCAACCACACCGGGCGAACCGGACCGTGCAGCGAAGCACTGATCGCGGCGGGCGTCGCTCGCGTCGTCTTCGCAGTATCCGACCCCGACCGCGCAGCCGCGGGCGGAGCCGCCCGTTTGCGCGAAGCCGGAGTCGAGGTGATTTCGGGGGTTCTCGAGGCAGAGGCGACCGCATTCCTCGGCGACTGGCTTATTGCCGCCCGCCTCGGCCGCCCGTTCATCACCCTCAAATGGGCCAGCAGCCTGGACGGCCGCACCGCGGCGGCCGACGGGTCAAGCCGGTGGATTACCGGAACGGCCGCGCGGCAACGCGTGCACGAGCAGCGCGAAGCATCCGATGCAATCATCGTCGGCACTGGAACCGTCCTCGCTGACGACCCAGCGTTGACCGCCCGCGGCGACGGCGGCGAACTCCTGCCGCGGCAACCCGTGCCGGTGATCATCGGGCACCGCGAGATTCCGGCGGATGCCGCTGTGCGACGTCACCCACGCACGCCGGTCTTCGCGCGCAGCCACGACCTCGACGCGCTTCTTGCCGACCTGCGGCACCGGGGCATCCGGCGTGCGTTTGTCGAAGGCGGCCCGACCCTCGCCAGCGCCCTGGTGTGCGCCGGCCTCGTCGACGAATACCTGATCTACCTGGCACCGACGCTGCTCGGCGGAGACCGCATGGCGCTGGGCGACATCGGCGTTCGCACCATCACAGAACAGCACCGACTGGAGTTCTCCGCGATCGAACAACTCGGCCACGACCTGCTCGTCGTCGCGCGGCCGGTGGCGAGCCGACCAACGGCCCCAGCAGACCAGACAGACCAGACAGACCCAGCAGACATGACAGACCCAGCAGACACGACTGACCAGACAAGAGGTGCCTAA
- a CDS encoding riboflavin synthase has product MFTGIIEEVGEITDVQRTADAARITVRGPLVVSDARHGDSISVSGVCLTVVDHTADSFTADVMAETLTMSTLGTAAIGRRVNLERAAAVGDRIGGHIVQGHIDGTARILSTTDGGAWRIVRLSLAAELAPLVVRKGSIAIDGISLTVSAVGADSDAPGLRDAWFEVSLIPETLTATTLGEGVVGDAVNIETDILARHVERMLSVGALASSPISATAGAHATALTNVTPLISDTALTNDTAESDRYHARSEK; this is encoded by the coding sequence GTGTTCACCGGAATCATCGAAGAGGTCGGCGAGATCACCGACGTGCAGCGCACGGCAGACGCCGCACGGATCACCGTGCGCGGCCCGCTCGTCGTCTCGGACGCCCGTCACGGCGACTCGATCTCAGTCAGCGGCGTCTGCCTGACCGTCGTCGACCACACCGCAGACAGCTTCACCGCCGACGTCATGGCGGAGACACTCACGATGAGCACTCTCGGCACCGCGGCTATCGGCCGCCGGGTCAACCTTGAGCGGGCTGCCGCCGTCGGCGACCGCATCGGCGGCCATATCGTGCAGGGGCACATCGACGGCACCGCGCGCATCCTCTCGACGACGGATGGCGGCGCCTGGCGCATTGTGCGACTGAGCCTCGCCGCTGAGCTGGCACCGCTGGTCGTGCGCAAGGGGTCGATCGCGATCGACGGCATCTCGCTGACGGTCAGCGCCGTCGGCGCCGATTCGGATGCCCCCGGTCTGCGCGACGCCTGGTTCGAGGTCTCCCTCATCCCCGAAACGCTGACGGCCACCACGCTCGGGGAAGGCGTCGTCGGCGACGCCGTCAACATCGAGACGGACATCCTGGCCCGCCACGTCGAACGGATGCTTTCGGTCGGCGCGCTCGCGTCGTCACCGATCAGCGCCACGGCAGGCGCCCACGCCACAGCGCTCACCAACGTCACACCCCTTATCAGCGACACCGCGCTTACGAACGACACAGCAGAATCCGACCGCTATCACGCAAGGAGCGAGAAATGA
- a CDS encoding sugar-binding transcriptional regulator, with amino-acid sequence MRIDREQQANSSTRVQDALHAAQLYYMQDLTMDAIARELRTSRSSISRLLSFARSTGLVDIRIQSPLGAPGRLENEFMLRYSVAAQIVPVPDQTSDVDRLERVAISAARILGRYFDSNMIMGVAWGSTVSAISRQLTAKQTHNSQIVQLNGAANYRTTGILYASEILSRFGEAYGAYVQQFPVPAFFDDPETKRALWRERSIRRVLDIQAHMDVALFGLGSPSAEVPSHVFSGGYLNREDFRSLAKQGVVGDVATVFYRIDGSYSDLLLNARSSGPDLGLLRRVARRICVVSGKAKLASLRGALNAGIVTDLIVDEGTAHALIESEA; translated from the coding sequence ATGCGAATCGATCGAGAACAACAGGCGAATTCTTCGACTCGCGTTCAGGACGCCCTGCACGCCGCGCAGCTGTACTACATGCAAGATCTGACGATGGATGCGATCGCGCGCGAATTGCGCACGTCGCGTTCCTCGATTTCCCGGCTGCTGAGTTTCGCCCGCAGTACGGGGCTGGTCGACATCCGCATTCAGTCACCGCTCGGCGCACCGGGCCGGCTGGAGAACGAGTTCATGCTGCGCTACTCTGTCGCCGCTCAGATCGTTCCGGTTCCGGATCAGACCAGTGACGTCGACAGGCTCGAGCGCGTGGCGATCTCCGCTGCACGGATTCTCGGCCGATACTTCGACTCGAACATGATCATGGGCGTCGCCTGGGGGTCGACGGTCAGCGCGATCAGCAGGCAGCTGACCGCTAAGCAGACGCACAATTCGCAGATCGTGCAGCTGAACGGCGCAGCGAACTATCGCACGACCGGCATCCTGTATGCCAGTGAGATCCTCAGCCGATTCGGGGAGGCCTACGGGGCGTACGTGCAGCAGTTTCCGGTTCCAGCGTTCTTCGACGACCCGGAAACGAAACGGGCGCTGTGGCGCGAGCGCAGCATCCGCCGAGTGCTCGACATTCAGGCGCACATGGATGTCGCACTGTTCGGCCTGGGCTCGCCCTCAGCCGAGGTGCCCAGCCATGTCTTCAGCGGCGGCTATCTCAACCGAGAAGATTTTCGTTCACTGGCCAAACAGGGTGTGGTCGGTGATGTCGCGACCGTGTTCTACCGTATCGACGGGTCTTACAGTGACCTTCTGCTGAATGCCCGATCGTCCGGGCCGGATCTCGGTCTGCTACGCCGCGTGGCTCGCCGAATCTGCGTCGTCTCGGGCAAAGCGAAGCTGGCCAGCCTGCGCGGAGCCCTGAACGCCGGCATCGTCACAGACTTGATCGTGGACGAGGGGACGGCGCACGCCCTGATCGAGTCTGAGGCGTAG
- the ribH gene encoding 6,7-dimethyl-8-ribityllumazine synthase — MSGAGAPTAAEPADGTGLRVTVVAGTWHEQIATGLLDGATRALTASGASFDVLRVPGSFELPVVCKAALESGADAVVALGVIIRGGTPHFDFVASAATDGLTRVALDTGKPVGFGVLTLDDEQQGLDRAGFAGSKEDKGAEAANAAVATARILASVRDQTR; from the coding sequence ATGAGCGGAGCAGGAGCACCCACCGCAGCAGAACCCGCAGACGGAACGGGACTGCGCGTCACCGTGGTCGCAGGAACCTGGCACGAGCAGATCGCAACCGGCCTGCTCGACGGCGCTACGCGGGCGCTGACCGCCAGCGGTGCGTCCTTCGACGTGCTGCGCGTGCCCGGCAGTTTTGAGCTGCCTGTCGTCTGCAAGGCGGCCCTGGAATCCGGGGCGGATGCCGTTGTCGCCCTCGGCGTGATCATCCGCGGCGGGACTCCGCACTTCGACTTCGTCGCCTCGGCAGCGACGGATGGCCTGACCCGTGTCGCGTTGGACACCGGAAAACCGGTCGGCTTCGGCGTGCTCACCCTGGACGACGAGCAGCAAGGCCTTGACCGCGCCGGCTTCGCAGGATCGAAGGAAGACAAGGGCGCAGAAGCAGCCAACGCGGCAGTGGCGACCGCGCGCATCCTGGCGTCGGTGCGCGACCAAACGCGCTAG